The Arthrobacter sp. NicSoilC5 genome has a window encoding:
- a CDS encoding arginine repressor translates to MSAQPSSPGTSPATKTARQARITAILTGQSVRSQAELAALLADDGVQVTQATLSRDLVELGAVRVRGKEGVLVYAVPGEGGERGAKSGVTQEILDARLARLCSELLVTAEASANIAVLRTPPGAANFLALAIDHSVMPSILGTIAGDDTVLLVSRDPLGGPDLAARFLQLAEEAGQ, encoded by the coding sequence GTGTCCGCCCAGCCGTCCTCCCCGGGCACCAGCCCCGCCACCAAGACCGCCCGGCAGGCGCGCATCACCGCCATCCTCACCGGGCAGTCCGTGCGTTCCCAGGCGGAGCTTGCGGCGCTGCTGGCGGACGATGGCGTCCAGGTCACCCAGGCCACGCTGTCCCGCGACCTCGTGGAACTGGGTGCCGTCCGGGTCCGCGGGAAGGAAGGCGTCCTGGTGTACGCCGTCCCCGGCGAGGGCGGCGAACGGGGCGCCAAGAGCGGCGTCACCCAGGAGATCCTGGATGCCCGGCTCGCCCGGCTGTGCAGCGAACTGCTGGTCACCGCCGAAGCGTCCGCCAACATCGCAGTCCTCCGGACGCCGCCCGGAGCCGCGAACTTCCTGGCCCTGGCCATCGACCACTCGGTGATGCCGTCCATCCTGGGCACCATCGCCGGTGACGATACCGTCCTGCTGGTTTCCCGTGACCCGCTGGGTGGCCCGGACCTCGCCGCCCGCTTCCTGCAACTGGCTGAGGAAGCCGGGCAATAA
- a CDS encoding methylated-DNA--[protein]-cysteine S-methyltransferase produces the protein MKAQLLQLSTPDGPFTVLAQDGVVLASGWTAGLADLTGQVHPMLRPDAVEEVTDLGGISSAVEAFYAGDPAPAMAVPVRQQSGPFRAHAWDVLRQVKPGSPVTYSEYAALAGNPRAVRAAASACAFNAAALFVPCHRVIRTDGSLGGFRWGLRIKESLLAREAA, from the coding sequence ATGAAAGCCCAACTGCTGCAGCTGTCCACGCCGGACGGTCCGTTTACGGTCCTCGCCCAGGATGGCGTGGTCCTTGCGTCCGGCTGGACGGCCGGCCTGGCGGACCTGACCGGCCAGGTCCATCCAATGCTGCGGCCCGACGCCGTGGAAGAGGTAACGGACCTTGGGGGGATCTCATCCGCCGTGGAGGCCTTCTATGCCGGTGACCCCGCCCCGGCCATGGCGGTGCCGGTCCGCCAGCAGTCCGGACCGTTCCGTGCCCACGCCTGGGACGTGCTGCGTCAGGTCAAGCCGGGCTCACCCGTCACCTACTCGGAGTACGCCGCACTGGCCGGCAACCCGCGCGCCGTGCGGGCCGCCGCCAGTGCCTGCGCGTTCAACGCAGCTGCCCTGTTCGTGCCGTGCCACCGCGTCATACGGACCGACGGCTCGCTGGGCGGCTTCCGCTGGGGCCTGCGCATCAAAGAGAGCCTGCTGGCCCGCGAGGCCGCCTGA
- the argH gene encoding argininosuccinate lyase — MAEQKTEATNAGALWGGRFAGGPADALAALSKSTHFDWRLARYDIAGSKAHARVLHKAGLLDDAELQGMLAALTKLDEDVASGAYLPAESDEDVHGSLERGLIERAGAQLGGKLRAGRSRNDQVATLGRMFLRDHARIIARGVLATVDALVEQAKAHHGVAMPGRTHLQHAQPVLLSHHLLAHAWALLRDVQRLQDWDKRAGVSPYGSGALAGSSLGLDPEAVAADLGFFSAVHNSIDGTASRDVFAEFAWVCSMIGVDLSRISEEVIFWATKEFSFVTLDDSYSTGSSIMPQKKNPDVAELARGKAGRLIGNLTGLLATLKGLPLAYNRDLQEDKEPVFDAADTLELLLPAVSGMIATLTFNTERMESLAPQGFALATDIAEWLVRQGVPFREAHELSGAAVKQAESRGVELWDLTDEEYAAISEHLTPEVRTVLSTEGSLNSRNSQGGTAPAAVERQLAALEGELAGVREYAG, encoded by the coding sequence GTGGCTGAGCAAAAAACCGAAGCAACCAACGCAGGTGCGCTGTGGGGCGGCCGGTTCGCCGGCGGCCCGGCGGACGCCCTCGCGGCGCTGAGCAAGTCCACGCACTTTGACTGGCGGCTGGCCCGGTACGACATCGCCGGGTCCAAGGCGCACGCCCGCGTGCTCCACAAGGCCGGGCTGCTGGACGACGCCGAGCTGCAGGGCATGCTTGCAGCCCTCACCAAGCTCGACGAGGACGTGGCCTCCGGCGCCTACCTGCCGGCGGAGTCCGATGAGGACGTGCACGGTTCGCTCGAGCGCGGCCTGATCGAGCGGGCCGGTGCCCAGCTGGGCGGCAAGCTCCGCGCCGGCCGGTCCCGCAACGACCAGGTGGCAACCCTGGGCCGGATGTTCCTGCGCGACCACGCCCGGATCATCGCCCGGGGGGTCCTGGCTACCGTGGATGCCCTGGTGGAGCAGGCCAAGGCGCACCACGGTGTCGCCATGCCCGGCCGCACCCACCTGCAGCACGCCCAGCCGGTCCTGCTCAGCCACCACCTCCTGGCCCACGCCTGGGCCCTGCTGCGCGACGTGCAGCGGCTCCAGGACTGGGACAAGCGGGCCGGGGTTTCACCCTACGGTTCGGGCGCCCTGGCAGGCTCCTCGCTGGGCCTGGACCCGGAAGCGGTGGCGGCTGACCTTGGGTTCTTTTCCGCCGTGCACAACTCGATCGACGGCACCGCCTCCCGCGACGTGTTCGCCGAGTTCGCGTGGGTCTGCTCGATGATCGGCGTGGACCTGTCCCGGATCTCCGAGGAAGTCATCTTCTGGGCCACCAAGGAGTTCTCCTTCGTCACGCTGGATGATTCGTACTCCACGGGGTCCTCGATCATGCCGCAGAAGAAGAACCCCGATGTGGCCGAGCTGGCCCGCGGCAAGGCAGGGCGTTTGATCGGCAACCTGACCGGGCTGCTGGCAACGCTCAAGGGCCTGCCGCTGGCGTACAACCGGGACCTGCAGGAGGACAAGGAGCCGGTGTTCGACGCCGCCGACACGCTGGAGCTGCTGCTCCCGGCCGTGTCCGGCATGATCGCCACCCTGACCTTCAACACGGAGCGGATGGAATCGCTGGCTCCGCAGGGCTTCGCGCTGGCCACGGACATCGCCGAATGGCTGGTCCGCCAGGGCGTGCCGTTCCGCGAGGCCCACGAGCTGTCCGGTGCAGCCGTGAAGCAGGCGGAGTCCCGCGGCGTTGAGCTGTGGGACCTGACGGACGAAGAGTACGCCGCGATCTCGGAGCACCTGACCCCGGAGGTCCGGACCGTGCTGTCCACGGAGGGTTCGCTTAACAGCCGGAACTCCCAGGGCGGAACGGCGCCGGCCGCCGTCGAACGCCAGCTGGCTGCGCTGGAAGGCGAGCTTGCCGGCGTGCGGGAGTACGCCGGGTAG
- the tyrS gene encoding tyrosine--tRNA ligase, whose amino-acid sequence MPELNILEPQRNDPTFANIWQELKWRGLVHVSTDEAELEKLLANGPVTYYCGFDPTAPSLHLGNLVQLLVMRRLQLAGHKPLGLVGGSTGMIGDPRPTAERTLNTKDTVAEWVGYLQAQVQRFLSFEGDNAARMVNNLDWTAPLSAIDFLREVGKHFRVGTMLRKDAVASRLNSDEGISYTEFSYQILQGMDYLQLYRDYGCVLQTGGSDQWGNLTSGTELIRKVEGKSVHALGTPLITNSDGTKFGKSEGNAIWLDAGMCSPYAFYQFWLNTADADVVDRLKVFTFLTRAEIEEIAVSVAERPFAREGQRKLAFEVTSLVHGVDATEKVIAASAALFGNGDLAALDKATLQAATSELPSTTVQVDEMGIVDLLVASGLSESKSAARRTVGEGGAYVNNEKVSDPDAVISESELLHGQYLLLRRGKKNLATVEVLVP is encoded by the coding sequence GTGCCAGAACTGAACATCCTCGAACCGCAGCGCAACGACCCCACTTTCGCCAATATTTGGCAGGAACTGAAGTGGCGTGGGCTGGTCCATGTTTCCACCGATGAAGCGGAGCTCGAAAAGCTGCTCGCCAACGGGCCGGTCACGTACTATTGCGGCTTCGACCCCACCGCGCCGAGCTTGCACCTGGGCAACCTGGTCCAGCTCCTGGTCATGCGGCGGCTTCAGCTGGCAGGGCACAAGCCCCTCGGCCTGGTGGGCGGGTCCACCGGCATGATCGGGGACCCGCGTCCGACGGCGGAACGCACCTTGAACACCAAGGACACGGTGGCGGAGTGGGTTGGCTACCTCCAGGCCCAGGTGCAGCGCTTCCTCAGCTTCGAGGGGGACAACGCTGCCAGGATGGTGAACAACCTGGACTGGACGGCGCCGCTGAGCGCCATCGACTTCCTGCGTGAAGTGGGCAAGCACTTCCGGGTGGGCACCATGCTGCGCAAGGACGCCGTGGCGTCCCGGTTGAACTCCGATGAAGGCATCAGCTACACCGAGTTCAGCTACCAGATCCTGCAGGGCATGGACTACCTGCAGCTTTACCGCGACTACGGCTGCGTCCTGCAGACCGGCGGCTCGGACCAGTGGGGCAACCTCACCAGCGGTACGGAACTGATCCGCAAGGTGGAGGGCAAGAGCGTCCACGCCCTGGGGACCCCGCTCATCACCAACTCTGACGGAACCAAGTTCGGCAAGAGCGAAGGCAACGCCATCTGGCTCGATGCCGGCATGTGCAGCCCGTATGCGTTCTACCAGTTCTGGCTCAACACTGCGGACGCGGACGTGGTGGACCGGCTCAAGGTGTTCACCTTCCTGACCCGCGCGGAGATTGAAGAGATTGCCGTTTCGGTGGCGGAGCGTCCGTTTGCCCGTGAGGGTCAGCGGAAGCTTGCCTTCGAAGTGACCTCGTTGGTGCACGGCGTTGACGCCACCGAAAAGGTCATCGCAGCTTCGGCGGCGCTCTTCGGCAACGGGGATTTGGCCGCATTGGACAAGGCAACCCTGCAGGCTGCAACGTCCGAACTTCCTTCCACCACAGTGCAGGTGGATGAGATGGGGATTGTGGACCTGCTGGTGGCGTCCGGTCTTTCCGAAAGCAAGTCCGCCGCACGCCGGACCGTGGGTGAAGGCGGAGCCTACGTGAACAACGAGAAAGTCTCGGATCCTGACGCTGTGATCTCCGAGTCGGAGCTCCTGCATGGACAGTACCTGCTCCTGCGCCGGGGCAAGAAGAACCTGGCGACAGTGGAAGTACTGGTCCCGTAA
- a CDS encoding argininosuccinate synthase: protein MTERIVLAYSGGLDTSVAIGWIGEATGAEVIAVAVDVGQGGESLETIRQRALGCGAVEAYVADASDEFANEYCVPTLKANALYQGHYPLVSAISRPVIVKHLVKAAREFGATTVAHGCTGKGNDQVRFEVGIQTLGPDLKCIAPVRDLALTRDKAIAFAEEKGLPIETTKKNPYSIDQNVWGRAVETGYLEDIWNAPTKDIYDYTATPEFPPAPDEVIISFEAGVPVAIDGVKVTPLQAIKELNRRAGAQGVGRIDVVEDRLVGIKSREIYEAPGAMALITAHKHLEDITIEREQARFKATVGQRWAELVYDGQWFSPLKRSLDAFIEDTQKYVSGDIRMTLQGGQAIVNGRRSDTSLYDFSLATYDTGDTFDQSMAKGFIELWGMSAKVASGRDIRVAGK, encoded by the coding sequence GTGACTGAACGCATTGTGCTGGCCTACTCCGGCGGCCTGGACACGTCCGTCGCCATCGGCTGGATCGGTGAAGCCACCGGTGCCGAGGTCATCGCCGTGGCGGTCGACGTCGGACAGGGCGGCGAATCGCTCGAAACCATCCGCCAGCGCGCCCTGGGCTGCGGCGCCGTCGAAGCCTACGTCGCCGACGCATCGGACGAGTTCGCCAACGAATACTGCGTCCCCACGCTGAAGGCCAACGCCCTGTACCAGGGCCACTACCCGCTGGTGTCCGCCATCTCCCGCCCGGTCATCGTCAAGCACCTGGTCAAGGCAGCCCGCGAATTCGGCGCCACCACCGTTGCCCACGGCTGCACCGGCAAGGGCAACGACCAGGTCCGCTTCGAAGTGGGCATCCAGACCCTGGGCCCGGACCTGAAGTGCATCGCACCGGTCCGTGACCTCGCCCTCACCCGCGACAAGGCCATCGCCTTCGCCGAGGAAAAGGGACTGCCGATCGAGACCACCAAGAAGAACCCGTACTCCATCGACCAGAACGTCTGGGGACGCGCCGTCGAAACCGGCTACCTCGAGGACATCTGGAACGCCCCCACCAAGGACATCTACGACTACACCGCCACCCCGGAATTCCCGCCGGCACCGGATGAAGTCATCATTTCCTTCGAAGCCGGCGTGCCCGTGGCCATCGACGGTGTCAAGGTCACCCCGCTGCAGGCCATCAAGGAACTCAACCGCCGCGCAGGCGCACAGGGCGTCGGCCGCATCGACGTGGTCGAGGACCGCCTGGTGGGCATCAAGTCCCGCGAAATCTACGAAGCCCCGGGCGCCATGGCGCTGATCACCGCGCACAAGCACCTCGAGGACATCACCATCGAACGCGAGCAGGCCCGCTTCAAGGCCACCGTTGGCCAGCGCTGGGCCGAGCTGGTCTACGACGGCCAGTGGTTCTCCCCGCTCAAGCGCTCCCTGGACGCGTTCATCGAGGACACCCAGAAGTACGTCTCCGGCGACATCCGCATGACCCTGCAAGGTGGCCAGGCCATCGTCAACGGCCGCCGCTCCGACACCTCGCTGTACGACTTCTCGCTGGCCACCTACGACACCGGCGACACCTTCGACCAGTCCATGGCCAAGGGCTTTATCGAGCTGTGGGGCATGTCCGCCAAGGTTGCCTCCGGCCGCGACATCCGGGTCGCAGGGAAGTAG
- a CDS encoding maleylpyruvate isomerase family mycothiol-dependent enzyme — protein MTSPSPAALLAELHKAADALTAAVDRIPAGGERAPSTLPGWSRGHLLAHIAGICSALARQVEYGRSGRTVELYDGGVDGRNRAIELAAGHSLEEHRKDVAAAVQRALAAFDALGEDEWQTRIAFRDGVIFDAGLALWRELVIHTADLDTGAGPETWNRAFCSHLFDFLAARVPAETRLVLQPVALPPLTLGTGGSTVVVSGMVTDIAAWLAGRQPSLDSLRATAAGDGTDLPGLMPWPSAMPDPK, from the coding sequence ATGACGTCACCATCCCCTGCCGCCCTCCTCGCTGAACTGCACAAAGCCGCGGACGCACTGACCGCTGCGGTGGACCGGATTCCGGCCGGCGGCGAAAGGGCCCCGTCCACCCTTCCCGGCTGGAGCCGCGGCCACCTCCTGGCCCACATCGCCGGAATCTGCAGCGCGCTGGCCCGCCAGGTGGAATACGGGCGGTCCGGCAGGACGGTGGAGCTGTACGACGGCGGCGTGGACGGCCGCAACCGGGCCATCGAGCTTGCCGCCGGCCACAGCCTGGAGGAGCACCGGAAGGACGTTGCGGCCGCAGTGCAGCGGGCACTGGCGGCCTTCGATGCGCTGGGGGAGGACGAATGGCAAACGCGCATCGCCTTCCGCGACGGCGTGATTTTCGACGCCGGTTTGGCGCTCTGGCGCGAGCTGGTCATCCACACCGCGGACCTGGACACCGGCGCGGGACCCGAGACCTGGAACAGGGCATTCTGCTCCCACCTCTTCGACTTCCTCGCCGCCCGCGTGCCGGCGGAAACCCGGCTGGTCCTGCAGCCCGTGGCACTCCCGCCGCTGACCCTCGGAACCGGCGGCAGCACCGTCGTCGTCAGCGGGATGGTGACGGACATCGCCGCGTGGCTCGCAGGCCGGCAGCCGTCGCTGGACAGCCTGCGGGCCACGGCCGCCGGGGACGGCACCGATCTTCCCGGCCTGATGCCCTGGCCGTCGGCGATGCCGGACCCCAAGTAG
- a CDS encoding pyridoxamine 5'-phosphate oxidase family protein encodes MSETFRKFLRTLPDFPSDLPGFDPGNAPQDPALLFKQWLDEALDAGEQQPHAFSLATVGESTDGAPQPSSRMLILKNIDDDGWHFATSRTSRKGRELSGSPRAAMNFYWPALGRQVRVAGTVVELSAEASAVDWHERPRADGSDNPDWQLYALQPAEIEFWQASNDRRHVRHRVGRDGRPLD; translated from the coding sequence ATGAGCGAAACCTTCCGCAAGTTCCTTCGTACCCTGCCCGACTTCCCGTCCGACCTGCCCGGCTTCGACCCCGGCAACGCACCGCAGGACCCGGCCTTGCTCTTCAAGCAGTGGCTGGACGAGGCACTGGATGCGGGGGAGCAGCAGCCGCACGCGTTCAGCCTCGCCACGGTGGGGGAAAGCACCGACGGCGCTCCGCAGCCTTCTTCGCGGATGCTTATCCTGAAGAACATTGACGACGACGGCTGGCACTTCGCCACGTCCCGCACCTCCCGCAAGGGCCGCGAGCTGTCGGGGTCACCGCGCGCGGCGATGAACTTCTACTGGCCGGCCCTGGGCCGCCAGGTGCGGGTGGCGGGCACTGTGGTTGAGCTTTCCGCCGAAGCCTCCGCCGTCGACTGGCACGAGCGGCCCCGGGCCGACGGCAGCGACAACCCGGACTGGCAGCTCTACGCCCTCCAGCCGGCCGAAATCGAGTTCTGGCAGGCCAGCAACGACCGCCGGCACGTCCGCCACCGTGTCGGGCGGGACGGAAGACCACTGGACTGA
- a CDS encoding AlkA N-terminal domain-containing protein, whose protein sequence is MDFWQRYRAIDARDTRFDGQFFTAVRTTGIYCRPSCPARTPKASNVTFYETSAAAHEAGYRACKRCLPEAVPGTPAWNVRQDIAGRAMRLINDGVINRDGVAGLAARLGYSPRQLNRILGQELGAGPLSLARAARAQTARTLLVSTSMKLADVAFAAGFSSVRQFNETIAEVFDMTPTALRRTVRHPVNGGGATALTLGLPYRPPFDPGIFSFLAVRAIPGVEDGTPTSYARTLRLPHGDARFRVEYDDGARERPLTLTIGAVDLRDLPALLSRVRRLFDLDADPEAIDGTLAADPRLAGSVASAPGMRLPGAVDPQELLIRAMVGQQITVAAARTALTQLSAAGSPASAPGDGLDRLFPTPAEIAAAGHLLRGPRRRTESLLHAAEAMARGRLDFGYGDDLPSLTAALLPLPGVGPWTVGYVAMRVLGAPDIFLANDAAVRNGIRALDNGTSALSPDFRETSPWRSYATMHLWRAAVRPAAKTTIPAKGTP, encoded by the coding sequence ATGGACTTCTGGCAGCGCTACCGGGCAATCGATGCCCGCGATACCCGGTTCGACGGCCAGTTCTTTACGGCCGTCCGCACCACGGGGATCTACTGCCGGCCGTCGTGCCCTGCCAGGACCCCCAAGGCCTCCAACGTCACGTTCTACGAGACGTCCGCCGCCGCACACGAGGCAGGCTACCGCGCCTGCAAGCGCTGCCTGCCGGAGGCGGTGCCCGGAACCCCGGCCTGGAACGTGCGGCAGGACATCGCGGGGCGGGCGATGCGCCTGATCAACGACGGCGTGATCAACCGCGACGGCGTGGCGGGCCTGGCCGCCCGGCTGGGGTATTCGCCGCGCCAGTTGAACCGGATCCTCGGCCAGGAACTTGGCGCCGGCCCCCTGTCATTGGCCCGCGCCGCACGGGCCCAGACGGCCCGCACCCTGCTGGTTTCAACATCGATGAAACTCGCCGACGTCGCCTTTGCGGCAGGCTTCAGCAGCGTCAGGCAGTTCAACGAGACCATCGCCGAGGTGTTCGATATGACGCCCACGGCGCTCAGGAGGACCGTCCGCCATCCGGTGAACGGCGGCGGCGCCACAGCCCTGACCCTGGGCCTGCCCTACCGTCCGCCTTTCGATCCGGGCATCTTCTCCTTCCTGGCGGTCCGCGCCATCCCCGGGGTCGAGGACGGCACGCCCACTTCCTATGCCCGGACGCTGCGGCTCCCCCACGGGGACGCGCGCTTCAGGGTGGAGTACGACGACGGGGCCCGGGAACGGCCGTTGACCCTCACCATCGGCGCGGTGGACCTTCGCGACCTTCCGGCGCTGCTCAGCCGCGTCCGCCGGCTGTTCGACCTGGACGCGGACCCGGAGGCGATCGACGGCACGCTCGCCGCCGATCCCAGGCTTGCCGGCTCCGTTGCCTCCGCACCGGGGATGCGCCTGCCGGGCGCGGTGGATCCGCAGGAACTGCTGATCCGGGCCATGGTGGGCCAGCAGATCACGGTGGCGGCCGCCAGGACAGCCTTGACCCAGTTGTCCGCGGCGGGCAGTCCTGCCAGTGCCCCCGGCGACGGCCTGGACCGCCTGTTTCCCACTCCGGCGGAAATCGCTGCTGCAGGACATCTGCTTCGCGGCCCCCGGCGCCGCACCGAGTCGCTGCTGCATGCTGCAGAGGCCATGGCCCGCGGCCGCCTGGACTTCGGCTATGGAGACGACCTCCCAAGCCTCACCGCGGCACTTTTGCCGCTCCCCGGCGTCGGGCCCTGGACGGTGGGGTACGTCGCCATGCGGGTCCTGGGTGCCCCGGATATTTTCCTTGCCAACGACGCCGCCGTGCGGAACGGGATCCGCGCCCTCGATAATGGGACCAGCGCCTTGAGCCCTGACTTCCGGGAGACCAGCCCGTGGCGCTCCTACGCCACCATGCACCTCTGGCGCGCTGCCGTCCGGCCCGCCGCAAAAACCACCATTCCCGCGAAAGGGACGCCATGA
- a CDS encoding AAA family ATPase: MLDAELAHEREYVAGLYARLEELREEKRRQLAQVRRAGAVGTMQNVSERDAFAALYEDRLAQLDAVDDRLVFGRLDLDSGEAQYIGRIGLTTEDLQRLMVDWRAPEAGHFYQATAFDRQGVRRRRHLILQGREVKAIEDDVLDAGMLTDDESLQGEGALLAALNSKRTGRMSDIVSTIQSEQDRIIRSSISGAVVVQGGPGTGKTAVALHRAAYLLYTHRDRLKSAGVLLVGPSSSFMKYIERVLPSLGETGVVMASLGRLMPGIHAVPETDADVAAMKGRLDMAAIVANAVSNRMRVPAQNRILEVDGRKLTLTPRQVRRARERARATGKPYNEARVTFVKILLRELTEQMTELVEAGNIGNNADRSYLAEDVRTARDVRIALNLCWMPMTPEKLISDLFSKPEVLEFCTPHLTPAERALLQRPADAPWSESDVPLLDEAAELLGELDPAAGRGLAQQEHDRARDLANAKQTLVNMEAAGVDPLMSAEELAEQNREQEARQTAAERATSDRTWAFGHIVVDEAQELSPMQWRLLVRRCPLKSFTIVGDIAQTSSVAGANSWQGALAPMFGDRWQLEELTVNYRTPSQIAEAAVRMANAAGLVVSAPKAVREGRWAPIIDEVPAGGIVDRLVEVLPEELAALDGGLLAVIADGDLLPQATAALRAVYGRRIGTGAGSYEQDIVVISPREAKGLEFDGVVVLEPSVMLNHEHGKVGDLYVAMTRATQRLRLIAAQPVPAGIAG; this comes from the coding sequence ATGCTTGACGCCGAATTGGCCCACGAACGGGAGTATGTAGCCGGCCTGTACGCCCGGCTGGAGGAACTCCGGGAGGAGAAGCGCCGCCAGTTGGCGCAGGTCCGTCGTGCCGGAGCCGTGGGCACCATGCAGAACGTTTCGGAGCGGGACGCGTTCGCTGCACTGTATGAGGACCGCCTGGCGCAGCTGGACGCCGTGGATGACCGGCTGGTTTTTGGCCGCCTGGACCTGGACTCCGGCGAAGCGCAGTACATCGGCCGCATTGGCCTCACCACCGAGGACCTGCAGCGTCTCATGGTGGACTGGCGTGCCCCCGAGGCCGGGCACTTCTACCAGGCCACGGCCTTTGACCGGCAGGGCGTCCGCCGCCGCCGGCACCTGATCCTGCAGGGACGCGAGGTCAAGGCCATCGAGGACGATGTCCTGGACGCCGGGATGCTCACGGACGACGAATCGCTCCAGGGCGAAGGTGCCCTGCTGGCTGCCCTGAACTCCAAGCGGACCGGCCGCATGTCGGACATCGTCAGCACCATCCAGTCGGAGCAGGACCGGATCATCCGCTCCTCCATCTCCGGCGCCGTCGTGGTCCAGGGCGGACCCGGCACCGGCAAGACCGCAGTGGCCCTGCACCGCGCCGCCTACCTGCTCTATACCCACCGTGACCGGCTCAAGAGTGCCGGCGTGCTGCTGGTGGGGCCGTCGTCGTCGTTCATGAAGTACATCGAACGGGTGCTGCCGTCCCTGGGTGAGACCGGCGTGGTCATGGCTAGCCTTGGCCGCCTGATGCCCGGCATCCACGCCGTTCCGGAAACAGACGCCGACGTCGCCGCCATGAAGGGGCGGCTGGACATGGCCGCCATCGTGGCCAACGCCGTCTCCAACCGCATGCGCGTCCCCGCCCAGAACCGGATCCTCGAGGTCGACGGCCGCAAGCTGACCCTTACGCCCCGGCAGGTGCGCCGCGCGCGGGAACGCGCCCGCGCCACCGGAAAGCCGTACAACGAGGCCCGCGTAACGTTCGTGAAGATCCTGCTGCGCGAACTGACCGAGCAGATGACCGAGCTCGTCGAGGCCGGAAACATTGGCAACAACGCGGACCGCTCCTACCTGGCCGAGGACGTCCGGACCGCCCGGGACGTCCGGATCGCCCTGAACCTGTGCTGGATGCCCATGACGCCGGAGAAGCTCATCTCCGACCTCTTCAGCAAGCCGGAGGTGCTGGAGTTCTGCACCCCCCACCTGACCCCTGCCGAGCGGGCGCTGCTGCAGCGTCCGGCCGATGCGCCGTGGAGCGAGTCCGACGTCCCGCTGCTGGATGAGGCCGCCGAGCTGCTTGGGGAGCTGGACCCGGCCGCCGGACGCGGGCTGGCCCAGCAGGAGCACGACCGTGCCCGGGACCTCGCCAACGCAAAGCAGACCCTGGTCAACATGGAAGCCGCCGGGGTGGATCCGCTCATGTCCGCAGAGGAGCTGGCGGAGCAGAACCGGGAGCAGGAAGCCCGGCAGACGGCAGCCGAACGCGCAACGAGCGACCGCACGTGGGCGTTCGGGCACATCGTCGTGGATGAAGCCCAGGAGCTTTCGCCCATGCAATGGCGTCTGCTGGTGCGCCGCTGCCCGCTGAAGTCCTTCACCATCGTGGGCGACATTGCCCAGACCAGCTCCGTGGCCGGGGCCAATTCCTGGCAGGGGGCGCTGGCCCCGATGTTCGGCGACCGCTGGCAGCTGGAGGAGCTGACCGTCAACTACCGCACCCCGTCCCAGATCGCCGAGGCCGCCGTCAGGATGGCCAACGCCGCGGGCTTGGTGGTCTCCGCACCCAAGGCCGTCCGCGAGGGCCGCTGGGCCCCCATCATCGACGAGGTGCCCGCCGGCGGCATCGTGGACCGGCTGGTGGAGGTCCTTCCGGAGGAGCTTGCGGCGCTCGACGGCGGCCTGCTCGCCGTGATTGCCGACGGTGACCTCCTGCCCCAGGCAACGGCGGCCCTCCGTGCCGTATACGGCCGCAGGATCGGCACCGGGGCCGGCAGCTACGAGCAGGACATCGTGGTCATCAGCCCGCGTGAGGCAAAGGGCCTGGAGTTCGACGGCGTGGTGGTCCTGGAACCCTCCGTGATGCTCAACCACGAACACGGCAAAGTGGGGGACCTGTACGTCGCCATGACCCGCGCCACGCAGAGGCTGCGGCTGATCGCGGCGCAACCGGTCCCCGCCGGTATTGCCGGCTGA
- a CDS encoding DNA-3-methyladenine glycosylase: MNQSAGAMAQLREFLSADARELAPKLLGAVLTHESRDGAVSVRLTEVEAYMGPEDSLHPDPGSHTYRGPTPRNAPMFGPAGHLYVYFTYGMHHCTNIVCGPAGVASALLLRAGEVVDGLQLARLRRPTSKTPADLASGPARLAKALGLTTADSGRDALAPPFRLELPSVPAGAVSSGPRVGVAGAGGTDEYAWRYWLTGDPTVSRYKAAKPRTRKQAAEPRPDATFHRR, from the coding sequence ATGAACCAAAGCGCTGGGGCAATGGCACAGCTGCGGGAATTCCTGTCCGCGGACGCCCGGGAACTCGCACCAAAGCTGCTCGGTGCCGTGCTCACCCATGAGTCCCGCGACGGTGCCGTGTCCGTCCGGCTCACCGAGGTGGAGGCCTATATGGGCCCCGAGGACTCCCTGCACCCGGACCCCGGCTCCCACACCTACCGCGGCCCCACGCCCCGCAACGCCCCCATGTTCGGCCCCGCCGGCCACCTCTACGTCTACTTCACCTACGGAATGCACCACTGCACCAACATCGTGTGCGGTCCGGCCGGCGTCGCGTCCGCCCTGCTGCTCCGGGCAGGGGAAGTGGTGGACGGGCTGCAGCTGGCCCGGCTGCGCCGTCCAACGTCCAAAACTCCTGCGGACCTTGCCAGCGGGCCGGCCCGCCTTGCCAAAGCGCTGGGATTGACGACGGCGGACAGCGGCCGCGACGCGCTCGCTCCGCCGTTCCGGCTCGAACTTCCGTCCGTTCCCGCCGGCGCGGTCAGTTCCGGTCCCCGGGTGGGGGTGGCCGGCGCCGGAGGCACGGACGAATACGCCTGGCGGTACTGGCTGACCGGCGACCCTACCGTGTCCAGATACAAGGCAGCGAAGCCGCGGACCCGGAAGCAGGCAGCGGAACCCCGGCCGGATGCAACGTTTCACCGGCGTTAA